One Chryseobacterium sp. StRB126 genomic region harbors:
- a CDS encoding DUF3667 domain-containing protein — protein MHNTCLNCSEPVTTKYCGNCGQKTSTHRYSLKHFIEHDFIHGVWHVDKGILFTLKELFTRPGNSVREYILGKRVNYFNVITLLLLTATISSLFSHYSGMDYSVLVSDNVKETMNSFQELTTSYFKIFLLLTIPFNSFFSYLWFRKAGFNYSEHIVLNAYKTGGDMIALLILTLITFLFNNSATLITAYFFAFTIFSLVYGLWFYSQFFSQSGYSRVSLFLRSLMIPVSFIIFQSGAGFIGGIMVSFLKTL, from the coding sequence ATGCATAATACCTGTTTAAACTGCAGCGAGCCTGTCACTACAAAATACTGCGGAAATTGCGGTCAAAAAACCAGCACCCACAGATATTCTTTAAAACACTTTATAGAACATGATTTCATCCATGGAGTATGGCATGTGGATAAAGGAATTCTGTTTACATTAAAAGAATTATTTACCAGACCCGGAAACAGTGTCCGTGAATATATTTTGGGGAAAAGAGTTAATTATTTTAATGTTATAACCCTATTGTTATTAACGGCTACGATTTCATCATTGTTCTCCCACTATTCAGGTATGGATTATAGTGTTTTAGTCTCTGATAATGTTAAGGAAACAATGAATTCCTTCCAAGAGCTAACCACATCTTATTTTAAAATTTTCCTGCTTCTTACTATTCCTTTCAACTCTTTTTTCAGTTATCTATGGTTTAGAAAAGCAGGATTTAATTATTCTGAACACATTGTTCTTAATGCATATAAAACAGGAGGAGATATGATTGCCTTATTAATACTTACTCTTATCACATTTTTATTTAATAACTCAGCTACTCTTATCACGGCTTATTTTTTTGCATTTACTATATTTAGTCTCGTTTATGGATTGTGGTTTTATTCCCAATTCTTCTCCCAATCCGGATATTCTAGAGTCTCTTTATTTTTAAGAAGTCTTATGATTCCTGTTTCATTTATTATCTTCCAGTCTGGTGCTGGATTTATTGGAGGTATTATGGTATCCTTTTTAAAAACATTATAA
- a CDS encoding MarR family winged helix-turn-helix transcriptional regulator yields MIALSEHLCFKTYAVSRYITSLYKPYLDEISLTYPQYLVMLVLWENGDMNIGKIGEHLHLDNGTLTPLLKRMEKNRLVNRTRSVSDERVVLISLTKEGKALQEKAKHIPESVQGCFHLDENKKQQLMSGLDEILSTQSTSKI; encoded by the coding sequence ATGATTGCTCTGTCAGAACATTTATGCTTTAAGACTTATGCGGTTTCAAGATATATTACAAGTCTATATAAACCTTATTTGGATGAAATTTCATTAACATATCCCCAATATCTGGTCATGCTCGTACTGTGGGAGAATGGGGACATGAACATCGGAAAGATCGGTGAACATCTTCATTTGGATAACGGAACCTTAACTCCTTTGCTGAAACGTATGGAAAAAAATAGATTGGTGAACAGAACCCGAAGTGTATCAGATGAAAGGGTAGTGCTTATTAGTCTTACAAAAGAAGGAAAAGCATTACAAGAGAAAGCTAAGCATATCCCGGAATCGGTTCAGGGGTGTTTTCACCTTGATGAGAATAAAAAGCAACAGCTAATGTCTGGTCTGGATGAAATATTATCAACACAATCCACATCAAAAATATGA
- a CDS encoding nucleoside phosphorylase gives MLNKLAASELILNEDGSVYHLNLLPEDIADKIILVGDPDRVAKVSKYFDTVEIKKNKREFYTHTGTLRGERITVMSTGIGTENIDIVMNELDALVNIDLKNKEFKTEHKALELFRMGTCGSVNPDVEVDNMLVTQNVVGLDGLMHFYQDYSFENDFSKSFMERFPYEKIKPMLYFSDWAEEMGEYYKDAKYHGNTATFPGFYAPQGRQLRLKAVDDQFLETLNDLGVTNFEMETSAIYAFSKLLGHKAITVNNVVANRRRGEFSKDHHNSEKNLITWVLDRIIK, from the coding sequence ATGCTAAACAAACTTGCTGCTTCAGAGCTTATTCTGAATGAAGACGGAAGTGTATACCACTTGAATCTTTTACCCGAAGATATTGCTGATAAAATCATCCTGGTGGGTGATCCGGACAGAGTAGCAAAGGTTTCAAAGTATTTTGATACCGTAGAAATTAAAAAAAATAAAAGAGAATTTTACACCCATACAGGAACACTTCGTGGTGAAAGAATTACTGTAATGTCTACCGGTATCGGAACTGAGAATATTGATATTGTAATGAATGAGCTTGATGCTCTTGTAAACATTGATCTTAAAAACAAGGAATTCAAAACTGAGCACAAAGCCCTTGAATTATTCCGTATGGGAACTTGTGGAAGTGTGAATCCTGATGTAGAGGTAGATAATATGCTGGTTACTCAAAACGTAGTAGGGCTAGATGGTTTAATGCACTTCTATCAGGACTACAGTTTCGAAAATGACTTCTCTAAAAGCTTCATGGAAAGATTCCCTTACGAAAAGATCAAGCCCATGCTTTATTTCTCAGACTGGGCAGAAGAAATGGGGGAATATTACAAGGATGCCAAATACCACGGAAATACAGCTACTTTTCCAGGTTTCTACGCTCCACAGGGAAGACAGCTTCGTCTAAAAGCTGTAGATGATCAATTCCTTGAAACATTGAATGACCTTGGTGTTACCAACTTTGAAATGGAAACATCTGCGATCTATGCGTTCTCAAAATTATTAGGCCACAAAGCTATTACTGTTAATAATGTAGTAGCCAACAGAAGACGTGGAGAGTTCTCTAAAGACCACCACAATTCTGAAAAAAATCTGATTACTTGGGTTCTTGACAGAATCATTAAATAA
- a CDS encoding cytochrome-c peroxidase produces the protein MRSYPLLVIVLLIGFAVMSFNPVYKGKESENTFVNKGLSDFKGKLEQLKSDVRKFSEDRISLVELQLSLKNTRNSFKEIEFYIAYHYPEFTKTHLNAAPLFHIEAAGTSSYTLPPEGLQVLDELIFSEEAEDEKEKIKTITDFLYNSYSGFYLSAMKNGMSKGNNKTLPLRIELIRIYSLGVTGFDTPGSLNISEEAGHALSGMQKYINDDPYFKNYNTQKADQTLTEAMSYLSKNKGFETFDRIEFYKKYIQPLYEELGRWDGRPDDLKEFSGWNVRNKNLFSSDFLDPYFYTLLKSSEDNPDLRNLGKSIFYDQNVSGNGKMSCATCHLQENAFTDLKAKSPSNVEGKTVLRNSPSLYNAVFAKRFFYDLRAFYLEQQAEHVIYNEDEFNTSYESIIQKLKTKPEYKKAFRAAFKDGKINKENFSKALSSYVASLYSFDSDFDRFMRNEKNVSEDVKKGFNLFMGKANCATCHFAPHFSGLVPPFFNENESEVLGVTTKPIKQLPIELDQDPGRGNSPVKKEKSWIYDYSFKTVTVRNIALTKPYFHNGAFNTLEEVLDFYNEGGGEGLGVKMKNQTLAPDKLNLTQTEINQIIAFLNALTDVSKAK, from the coding sequence ATGAGATCCTATCCACTGCTTGTTATCGTCCTTTTGATAGGATTTGCAGTAATGTCCTTTAATCCTGTTTACAAAGGAAAAGAAAGCGAGAATACATTTGTTAATAAAGGGTTGTCTGATTTTAAAGGAAAACTAGAGCAATTGAAATCAGATGTCCGTAAGTTTTCTGAAGACCGTATTTCTCTTGTAGAATTACAGCTATCATTAAAGAACACAAGAAATTCATTTAAAGAAATTGAGTTCTATATTGCGTATCATTATCCTGAATTCACTAAAACTCATCTGAATGCGGCTCCTCTGTTTCATATTGAGGCTGCAGGAACATCATCATATACGCTTCCTCCTGAAGGATTGCAGGTATTGGATGAACTGATATTTTCTGAAGAAGCAGAAGATGAAAAAGAAAAGATCAAAACAATTACCGATTTTTTATACAATAGCTATTCCGGTTTTTATCTGAGTGCTATGAAAAATGGAATGAGTAAAGGAAATAATAAAACACTGCCTTTGCGTATAGAATTAATCAGGATATATTCATTGGGTGTAACCGGTTTCGATACTCCGGGATCCCTGAATATTTCCGAAGAAGCCGGTCATGCTCTTTCAGGAATGCAAAAATATATCAATGATGATCCTTACTTTAAAAACTATAATACCCAAAAAGCAGATCAGACCTTAACGGAAGCTATGAGCTATCTTTCAAAGAATAAGGGTTTTGAAACCTTTGACAGAATTGAGTTTTATAAGAAATATATTCAGCCTCTGTATGAAGAATTGGGCAGATGGGATGGCAGACCTGATGATCTGAAGGAATTCTCAGGCTGGAATGTTAGAAATAAAAACCTTTTCAGCAGTGATTTTTTAGATCCTTATTTTTATACACTGCTGAAGTCTTCAGAAGACAATCCGGATCTTCGAAATCTTGGCAAATCAATTTTCTATGACCAGAATGTAAGTGGTAACGGAAAAATGAGCTGTGCAACCTGCCACCTTCAGGAGAATGCCTTTACAGATCTTAAAGCCAAGTCTCCCAGCAATGTAGAAGGAAAAACCGTGCTGAGGAATTCACCATCTTTATACAATGCTGTTTTTGCAAAAAGATTTTTCTATGATCTGCGTGCTTTTTATCTTGAACAACAGGCTGAACACGTAATTTATAATGAAGATGAATTTAATACAAGCTACGAAAGCATCATTCAGAAGTTAAAAACAAAACCTGAATATAAAAAAGCATTTCGTGCTGCTTTTAAAGACGGAAAAATCAATAAGGAAAATTTTTCAAAGGCCTTAAGCTCTTACGTTGCCTCTTTATATTCTTTTGATAGTGACTTCGATCGTTTCATGAGAAATGAAAAAAATGTTTCTGAAGATGTGAAAAAAGGGTTCAACCTGTTCATGGGAAAAGCCAATTGTGCAACCTGTCATTTTGCTCCTCATTTTTCAGGATTAGTGCCACCGTTCTTTAATGAAAATGAGTCCGAAGTTCTTGGCGTAACCACAAAACCAATAAAACAGCTTCCTATAGAACTGGATCAGGATCCCGGAAGAGGGAACAGCCCGGTTAAAAAAGAAAAATCATGGATATATGATTATTCATTCAAAACCGTTACCGTAAGAAATATTGCCCTTACAAAACCTTACTTCCATAACGGGGCTTTCAATACCTTAGAAGAAGTCCTTGATTTCTATAATGAAGGTGGAGGAGAAGGATTAGGAGTAAAGATGAAAAACCAGACACTTGCTCCTGATAAATTAAACCTTACCCAAACCGAGATAAATCAGATTATTGCCTTTCTGAATGCCCTTACTGATGTGAGTAAAGCGAAGTAG
- a CDS encoding AraC family transcriptional regulator: MEILNQLINIIDQNPDSILVMRQQIEQRLPSHQHDKAQLLLVYGGIAYLQTGEKDFYIPSNHYIWIPKNYSHNLMFNTQDLYMINIYFPGEETDGFYDELGIYPVSKLLSEMLSFSEKWQGDYEKDTWEFEFLSTLKKMLSKENLKKFSIQLPTTEDQRLNAITDHLRSRLNESLTLEDIAKLSGMSVRSLTRLFQTKLHITFIQYLKMLRIIRAMELIKDTDLSMTEIAYEIGYSNLSAFSNNFQQLTHMRPTDFKTISKA; encoded by the coding sequence ATGGAAATTCTTAATCAATTAATCAATATTATTGATCAAAATCCTGATTCAATTTTGGTAATGCGGCAGCAGATTGAGCAGCGTTTACCTTCACATCAGCATGATAAAGCTCAGCTGCTGTTGGTTTATGGCGGAATTGCTTACCTGCAAACAGGTGAAAAGGACTTTTATATTCCGTCTAATCATTATATATGGATTCCCAAAAATTACTCTCACAATCTGATGTTTAATACACAGGATCTGTATATGATTAATATCTATTTCCCGGGAGAAGAAACAGATGGCTTTTATGATGAATTAGGAATTTATCCGGTGAGTAAACTTTTATCAGAAATGCTTTCTTTCAGCGAAAAATGGCAGGGAGATTATGAAAAAGATACATGGGAGTTTGAGTTTTTATCAACGCTTAAGAAGATGCTGTCAAAAGAAAATCTTAAAAAATTTTCAATTCAACTTCCTACAACAGAAGATCAGAGGCTTAATGCCATTACCGATCATCTTAGAAGTAGGTTAAATGAAAGTCTTACATTGGAAGACATTGCAAAATTATCGGGAATGAGTGTGAGAAGTTTAACAAGATTGTTTCAAACAAAGCTGCATATCACTTTTATTCAATATTTAAAAATGCTGAGAATTATTCGGGCTATGGAATTAATAAAAGATACTGATTTGAGTATGACGGAAATAGCATACGAAATTGGTTATTCAAACCTATCCGCATTCAGCAATAATTTTCAGCAACTCACCCATATGAGGCCTACAGATTTTAAGACAATATCAAAAGCCTAG
- a CDS encoding TolC family protein, with protein MKQFRTISILSILLLAQSLNAQNTGNVQALSLEEIWKITEANNRQLKLSDLNLQQSKLEVLEAKDRLLPELSVGGEIKLNSKFLIYDNGLFSSPQDVPVKDYGYGVGYNLNFNLFNGGKDRRNILMKKEEEMRKKYEFDLQKYNVKYNVAAAYFDLYKFLHFYDLLDAEIETEKKQLTLIESLHRNGIVLKSDVLRTSVKLSQLELNFSDIKKKIEIAKQRISILMGYENDAEVAIDYKESVESDTFTNIGYNDYIDVALNTSPDYKMADSDIKWSELNIKQIKAALLPKVSLFSNYNYTYPQISFYPYSNDLWGFGQTGVKVQFSLDNLYKSKHSVAHAQITNSKAKEKADIKKNEILLQVKEAYLQEQQALENVETAMKNITKTTETVRVIRSSYLNQESLLTDLLEAENALLEAKFNVTTAQANVKLTHIRLLTIVGIL; from the coding sequence ATGAAACAATTTAGAACCATCTCAATTCTGAGCATACTGCTGCTGGCGCAATCTCTTAATGCCCAGAACACAGGAAATGTCCAGGCATTAAGTCTGGAAGAAATATGGAAAATTACAGAAGCGAACAATCGTCAGTTAAAACTGTCAGATTTAAATCTTCAGCAAAGCAAGCTGGAAGTACTTGAAGCAAAGGATCGTTTGCTTCCTGAGCTTTCGGTAGGCGGAGAGATAAAGCTCAATTCTAAATTTCTTATTTATGACAATGGCCTTTTCTCCTCCCCACAGGATGTGCCTGTAAAAGACTATGGTTACGGAGTAGGATACAACTTAAATTTTAACCTTTTTAATGGAGGTAAAGACCGGAGAAATATTCTAATGAAAAAGGAAGAAGAGATGCGGAAAAAATATGAATTTGATCTGCAAAAGTACAATGTGAAATATAATGTTGCGGCTGCTTATTTCGATTTATATAAGTTCCTGCATTTTTATGATCTTCTGGATGCAGAAATTGAAACGGAAAAAAAACAGTTAACACTCATAGAAAGTCTGCACAGAAACGGTATTGTACTAAAAAGTGATGTGCTGAGGACTTCAGTAAAATTGTCACAATTAGAACTGAATTTTTCTGATATTAAAAAGAAGATTGAAATTGCTAAACAACGTATCAGTATTCTGATGGGATATGAAAATGATGCTGAGGTGGCTATTGATTATAAAGAGTCTGTTGAATCAGATACCTTCACAAATATCGGTTACAATGATTATATAGATGTGGCTCTTAATACATCACCTGATTATAAGATGGCTGATAGCGACATTAAATGGAGTGAACTTAATATCAAACAGATTAAGGCTGCATTATTGCCTAAGGTTTCACTGTTTTCAAATTACAACTATACCTATCCGCAGATTTCCTTTTATCCATACTCGAATGATTTATGGGGATTTGGACAAACAGGAGTTAAAGTACAGTTTTCTCTTGATAACTTATATAAAAGCAAGCATTCAGTAGCTCACGCCCAAATTACCAATAGCAAGGCAAAAGAAAAAGCTGACATTAAAAAGAATGAAATTTTGCTTCAGGTAAAAGAAGCTTATTTACAGGAACAACAGGCTTTGGAAAACGTAGAAACAGCTATGAAAAATATTACAAAAACAACAGAAACGGTTCGGGTTATCAGAAGCAGTTATCTCAATCAGGAATCTCTTCTGACTGACCTTTTGGAAGCTGAAAATGCTTTATTGGAAGCAAAGTTTAATGTAACAACAGCGCAGGCGAACGTAAAGCTCACCCATATCAGATTATTGACAATCGTAGGAATTCTTTAA
- a CDS encoding HlyD family secretion protein: MNKNKTDKIIVKLTQWLGIALFVGIIIWGAAFFLKGYRYEQTNDAQVDAYLSPINAKVGGYIHKIYYKDNQQVKKGDTLVVIELDEYGLKRNAASAELMSSHAKIPVLASNEETQIKSIEVIKAQLAGAKARLNLQQREFDRYKNLLADESVTQQKFDNVSTSLFITQADYDQAKTSLQVAKSKLNDFRAQRNAIAAEIKIKEALLQRQELDIRYTVITAPFDGQIGKKSIQEGQLIQPGQTLAFLVNIAEEKWVMANFKETQIENFRIGQSVSIEVDAFPDKKFNGIIESLSPTTGSRYSLLPPDNATGNFVKIIQRIPVRIKLTDTPDRLGKLSAGMNANVYVLKD; the protein is encoded by the coding sequence ATGAATAAAAATAAAACAGATAAAATTATAGTAAAGCTAACCCAATGGTTGGGAATCGCATTATTTGTCGGGATAATTATTTGGGGAGCTGCATTTTTCCTGAAAGGATATCGCTATGAGCAGACCAATGACGCTCAGGTTGATGCATATTTGTCACCAATAAATGCAAAAGTTGGCGGGTATATCCATAAAATTTATTACAAAGATAATCAGCAGGTTAAAAAAGGAGATACCCTTGTGGTTATTGAACTTGACGAGTATGGCTTAAAAAGAAATGCCGCATCAGCTGAACTGATGAGTTCACATGCTAAAATTCCTGTTCTGGCTTCGAACGAAGAAACTCAGATTAAAAGTATTGAAGTTATAAAGGCACAATTAGCAGGGGCAAAAGCAAGATTGAACCTGCAGCAAAGAGAATTTGACCGTTATAAAAATCTGCTGGCAGATGAATCTGTTACACAACAAAAATTTGATAATGTCAGTACATCATTGTTTATCACGCAGGCTGACTATGACCAAGCGAAAACTTCTTTGCAGGTGGCTAAATCCAAATTAAATGATTTCAGAGCACAGCGTAACGCAATAGCGGCAGAAATAAAAATAAAAGAAGCTCTTCTTCAGAGACAGGAACTGGATATCAGATATACTGTCATTACAGCCCCTTTTGACGGACAAATTGGTAAAAAAAGCATTCAAGAAGGTCAATTGATACAACCGGGTCAAACATTAGCATTTTTGGTCAATATAGCCGAAGAAAAATGGGTGATGGCCAATTTTAAAGAAACACAAATTGAAAACTTCAGAATCGGGCAATCAGTATCCATAGAAGTTGATGCTTTTCCGGATAAAAAATTTAATGGTATTATTGAATCGCTTTCGCCAACCACAGGTTCCCGCTACTCATTACTTCCTCCCGATAATGCTACCGGTAATTTTGTTAAAATCATTCAACGTATTCCTGTTAGAATTAAACTCACAGATACACCTGATAGATTAGGAAAACTTTCTGCCGGAATGAATGCAAATGTTTATGTTTTAAAAGACTGA
- a CDS encoding MFS transporter — MMQTHKIPVFKSWVSEWMARSVIFAILMTCLFSFAFYSSPAAAMGFYGIPSTDVQYGMVVMYGSTVAFLALDFRIVKYFAVRKYLLIALAINAICSVICFQFKDWPLFTICQFLQGITCALMSGIVLQLIFPRLQSVRARVIAYSLLYGSIQIAVPFYSIYTSIVIHFFDFNWLFYGFNIILVILTGVVLLTMNGKARFTKKLPLYQVDWIGYLLYVSFILILGYVFVYGRQLGWFDSRLILTLGLSNLAILLLFIVRELKVKRPLINLQIFKTKNFVVGLLLLFTFYLFKGSTGLAYGYLEVILSNHPLSTIPIWTAVIFGTILSMFVTSRFVLIGFNLIRLIIVGFGIMATYYAYMILLVSVQGETIDFILPMFIYGVATGVLFVPIVSFTASSAPPKIAVHASLVGIFARFTGFVTSLAFSNELQLFTKSAVREKFRETITETNQQLPVTLLDIQNQYMNAGSDMYTSKTGSAGYFNQMISHQILARGTRDYYDLMLIGVIFVIVILLLTPQIQNVILKLRKSSIPY; from the coding sequence ATGATGCAGACACATAAAATACCGGTTTTCAAATCATGGGTCTCCGAATGGATGGCAAGATCCGTAATATTTGCCATTCTGATGACCTGCCTGTTTAGTTTCGCTTTTTACAGCAGCCCGGCTGCAGCCATGGGATTTTACGGTATACCATCTACCGATGTACAATATGGCATGGTCGTTATGTATGGCTCAACCGTAGCTTTCCTGGCACTGGACTTCCGTATTGTAAAGTATTTTGCAGTCAGAAAATATTTGCTGATAGCACTGGCCATTAATGCAATATGCTCCGTTATCTGTTTTCAATTCAAAGATTGGCCCCTGTTTACTATTTGTCAGTTTTTGCAGGGTATTACCTGCGCACTGATGTCCGGTATCGTGTTGCAGCTTATTTTTCCAAGATTACAGTCTGTACGTGCTCGGGTGATTGCTTACAGTCTTCTTTACGGAAGCATACAAATCGCAGTACCGTTTTATTCCATCTATACCAGTATAGTCATCCATTTTTTCGATTTTAACTGGCTATTTTACGGATTCAATATCATACTTGTCATCCTGACAGGTGTTGTATTGCTTACAATGAATGGCAAAGCAAGATTTACCAAAAAGTTACCATTGTATCAGGTGGATTGGATAGGCTATCTCTTGTATGTATCTTTTATTTTAATATTAGGATATGTCTTTGTATATGGAAGGCAGCTAGGGTGGTTTGATAGCCGGTTAATACTTACTCTTGGTTTAAGTAATCTTGCAATTCTCCTGCTTTTTATAGTCAGAGAGCTAAAAGTTAAGCGGCCATTAATCAACCTGCAGATTTTTAAAACAAAGAATTTTGTGGTGGGTCTTTTACTCCTTTTCACATTCTACCTTTTCAAAGGAAGTACCGGACTGGCTTACGGCTATCTTGAAGTGATTTTAAGTAATCATCCACTCAGTACTATTCCAATATGGACTGCTGTGATCTTTGGAACCATTCTAAGTATGTTTGTTACTTCTCGATTTGTACTGATTGGTTTTAACCTGATAAGGCTCATTATTGTTGGTTTTGGGATTATGGCGACATACTATGCCTATATGATATTATTGGTCTCTGTACAGGGCGAAACAATAGATTTCATCCTACCTATGTTTATTTATGGAGTGGCAACAGGTGTTTTATTTGTTCCAATTGTTTCATTTACCGCATCATCAGCACCTCCTAAAATTGCTGTACATGCCTCTCTTGTTGGAATATTTGCTAGGTTTACCGGATTTGTAACCAGTTTGGCATTTAGTAATGAACTTCAATTGTTTACAAAATCAGCTGTAAGGGAAAAGTTTCGGGAAACAATAACGGAGACTAACCAGCAATTGCCGGTTACTTTATTGGATATTCAAAATCAATATATGAATGCAGGCAGTGATATGTATACATCAAAAACAGGATCAGCGGGATATTTTAATCAGATGATAAGCCACCAAATATTGGCTCGTGGTACCCGGGATTATTATGATTTGATGTTGATAGGTGTAATTTTCGTAATTGTTATTTTACTCCTTACCCCTCAGATTCAAAATGTCATTTTAAAATTAAGAAAAAGTAGCATTCCGTACTAA
- a CDS encoding alkaline phosphatase PhoX produces MKKKLLTIGALALLAGSTIQAQTTIFDKGTSWSYKDLDQAQPDVWKTQNYDISSWPVGNGPLGYGDPVTTTIHSGATGLITAYFAKDFTVNLSTLSDNMELGVMRDDGIVVYLNGEEVVRDNMPAGAIAFNTLSSTTVDGAAENVYNIFSIPKSKFINGVNRISVELHNRSVGSSDLRIDAYLKTKVNTTPITCNGTHISCFTSIVPTAQTNKLIIPGEHKYQLVLKEGDNYTEGGGMVGGQNDFTAYVGKSGSSTNGYLSVNHETNPGGVTMAEVNYNSSTKLWQLTRSRAVNFSDPSLVQTIRNCSGGITPWGTVVTAEESVTANDVNGDGYKDYGWLVEIDPATAQVISKNADGSKGKLWQMGIMNHENVVINNAGTVAYYGEDGGTHMVYKYVMDTPNDLSSGNLYVLKLDQGLTAAGDPAGTTATWVQVPNKTKADQNSTASLAQALGTRFNGVEDVDISPLDGKIYFTAKGLDKVYRLQDNGTTASQVETFVGGANSIYSFETTQGTKSEAWGDGNDNLTFDELGNLWVLQDGGKNYIWVIAPDHTQANPKVRLFASMPAGSEPTGLTFTPDHKFGFFSIQHPDATISTDVDATGNTIDYRGKSATVVIALKGNLGTQGSLGTIENVAAENTVTVAPNPTSGIVKINSPKGLKDISVTAYSVDGKIVYIKKFNGTNKALDLDFTQQLEGSRVLILNIEAEGGFQKTVKLLKK; encoded by the coding sequence ATGAAGAAAAAACTACTAACAATTGGAGCGTTAGCCCTGCTTGCCGGGTCTACCATTCAGGCACAAACCACTATTTTTGACAAAGGAACATCCTGGAGTTACAAGGACCTTGATCAGGCACAACCTGATGTTTGGAAAACACAAAACTATGACATTTCTTCCTGGCCTGTGGGTAATGGACCATTAGGATATGGTGATCCTGTAACCACTACCATTCATTCTGGGGCAACAGGACTGATTACAGCATATTTTGCTAAAGATTTTACCGTAAACCTTTCAACACTTTCCGATAATATGGAGCTTGGTGTAATGAGAGATGATGGTATTGTAGTTTATCTTAACGGTGAGGAAGTAGTAAGAGATAATATGCCTGCAGGTGCTATTGCATTCAATACTTTATCAAGTACAACGGTTGATGGTGCTGCAGAGAATGTATATAATATTTTCTCTATTCCAAAATCAAAATTCATCAATGGAGTTAACAGAATTTCTGTTGAATTACATAATAGAAGTGTTGGCAGTTCAGATCTTAGAATTGATGCCTATCTTAAGACAAAAGTTAACACTACACCTATTACCTGTAACGGAACACATATCAGCTGTTTTACGTCTATTGTTCCTACAGCACAAACCAATAAACTTATTATTCCCGGAGAGCACAAGTATCAGCTTGTTTTAAAAGAAGGGGATAACTATACCGAAGGCGGAGGTATGGTAGGTGGCCAGAACGATTTTACAGCTTATGTGGGCAAATCAGGAAGCAGTACAAATGGCTACCTTTCAGTAAACCACGAAACCAATCCGGGAGGGGTTACTATGGCTGAGGTTAATTATAATTCTTCTACAAAACTTTGGCAGTTAACAAGATCAAGAGCCGTAAATTTTTCAGACCCAAGTTTGGTGCAGACTATCAGAAACTGTTCAGGAGGAATTACCCCTTGGGGAACTGTAGTAACAGCAGAAGAATCTGTAACTGCTAATGATGTAAACGGAGATGGATACAAAGATTACGGATGGCTTGTAGAAATTGATCCTGCAACAGCTCAGGTTATTTCTAAGAATGCTGACGGTTCTAAAGGGAAACTTTGGCAGATGGGAATCATGAACCATGAAAATGTGGTTATCAATAATGCGGGAACGGTTGCCTATTATGGAGAAGATGGAGGAACTCATATGGTATATAAATATGTGATGGATACGCCCAATGACCTTTCTTCTGGAAACCTTTATGTATTAAAATTAGATCAGGGATTAACAGCAGCAGGAGATCCGGCAGGAACTACAGCAACATGGGTTCAGGTACCTAATAAAACTAAGGCCGATCAGAACAGTACAGCATCACTTGCTCAGGCTTTAGGAACCAGATTTAATGGAGTAGAAGACGTAGATATCAGTCCTTTGGATGGGAAGATTTATTTTACGGCAAAAGGATTGGATAAAGTTTACCGTTTACAGGATAATGGAACAACCGCTTCTCAGGTAGAAACATTCGTTGGAGGTGCTAATTCTATATATTCTTTCGAAACAACACAGGGAACAAAATCTGAAGCTTGGGGCGATGGAAATGATAACCTTACCTTTGACGAACTTGGAAATCTGTGGGTTCTTCAGGATGGTGGTAAAAACTATATCTGGGTAATTGCTCCGGATCATACACAGGCTAATCCGAAAGTAAGACTGTTTGCTTCTATGCCGGCAGGATCTGAACCTACAGGGTTAACTTTCACACCTGATCATAAATTTGGTTTCTTCTCTATTCAGCATCCGGATGCTACCATCTCTACTGATGTTGACGCTACAGGAAATACTATTGACTATAGAGGGAAATCGGCTACTGTTGTAATCGCACTAAAAGGAAACCTGGGAACACAAGGATCTTTGGGTACTATTGAAAATGTAGCTGCTGAAAATACCGTAACGGTAGCACCAAATCCTACTTCAGGAATTGTGAAGATCAATTCACCAAAAGGATTGAAGGATATTTCGGTAACTGCTTACAGTGTAGACGGAAAGATTGTTTATATCAAGAAATTCAATGGAACTAATAAGGCTTTAGACCTTGACTTTACACAGCAATTGGAAGGATCTCGTGTTTTAATTCTGAATATTGAAGCAGAAGGAGGATTCCAGAAAACTGTAAAACTTTTAAAGAAATAA